The Desulfosporosinus acidiphilus SJ4 genome has a window encoding:
- a CDS encoding glycosyltransferase family 4 protein, whose protein sequence is MRVAIDMRAMPRTGIGNYSRILLEEIPRIYSDIVTVPVYDGMELSRQSSLSKLYSSRLKRLAWEQIDLPRYLKENNIDILHNPMNFGLPVFPGCKSLVTVHDVIPAVLKGQYLKSLVERIYYKLAMAISTGRTEYIITDSNFSKQEILKYFAVQEKKIKVIYLGCSEEFKPVTDLNTLTNVRNKFGLHRPYVLTIGGNEPRKNVERLIKIFPRLSETFKIDLAIIGGSWRGNTLNTNSRNADNIFYLGSVDQQDLISLYSMSELFVFPSLYEGFGLPILEAMACGTPVATSNSSSIPEVAGEAAILFDPLNENSIYEVVSGILGSQEIKEELRLRGLERIKLFSWSDTLDQITEAYREALR, encoded by the coding sequence GTGCGCGTCGCAATAGACATGAGAGCTATGCCACGAACAGGAATAGGAAACTATAGTAGAATTCTTTTGGAAGAAATACCAAGAATCTATTCTGACATAGTTACTGTTCCTGTTTATGATGGGATGGAACTCTCAAGACAAAGTAGTTTAAGCAAATTATATTCGTCGCGGTTAAAAAGACTTGCATGGGAACAGATTGATTTACCAAGGTATCTTAAAGAAAATAATATCGATATTCTACATAATCCCATGAATTTTGGATTACCGGTATTCCCTGGTTGTAAATCATTGGTTACAGTTCACGATGTAATTCCGGCAGTGTTAAAAGGTCAATATCTTAAAAGTTTGGTTGAACGAATCTACTATAAGTTAGCCATGGCAATCTCAACGGGACGAACGGAATATATCATAACGGATTCGAACTTTTCAAAGCAAGAAATACTTAAGTATTTCGCAGTTCAGGAGAAGAAAATAAAAGTTATTTACCTAGGATGCAGTGAGGAATTTAAACCAGTCACTGATTTAAACACTTTAACTAATGTCCGAAATAAATTTGGACTACATAGACCTTACGTTTTAACTATAGGCGGAAATGAGCCAAGAAAAAACGTTGAGCGGTTAATTAAGATATTTCCTCGGCTTAGTGAAACGTTTAAAATCGATCTTGCCATAATCGGTGGAAGCTGGAGAGGGAACACATTAAATACTAATTCTCGAAATGCCGATAACATTTTCTATTTAGGCTCCGTGGATCAACAGGATTTGATTTCACTTTATAGCATGTCGGAATTATTCGTTTTTCCGTCGCTTTATGAAGGGTTTGGACTCCCGATTTTAGAGGCTATGGCCTGTGGAACACCTGTAGCAACCTCAAATTCTTCCTCTATTCCAGAAGTAGCTGGAGAAGCCGCCATACTTTTTGATCCTCTGAATGAGAATAGTATATACGAAGTGGTTTCTGGAATTCTAGGTAGCCAGGAGATAAAAGAGGAACTAAGATTAAGGGGGTTGGAAAGAATCAAGTTATTTTCGTGGAGTGATACATTAGACCAAATAACGGAAGCATATAGAGAAGCATTAAGATAA
- a CDS encoding glycosyltransferase family 4 protein, protein MKIAYFSPLNPLKSGISDYSEFLLSYLSRYSEIDLWVDGFKPNNSAISQYRIFDFKKHKNDRKRLIKYDAIIYNLGNNPEFHAGMYDVFLEYPGYVILHDFVLYYLITGYYLNYLKSNELYLSELYYNYGDNGIRAAKEVLTGDLPPLQYNKPGKLPLVRRVVENAKGIIVHSEYAKKMVLQTGICNPHVEHINQINYNNEINILDDEIKRVRAKYGVTDDEILVASFGYIAPTKRNYQVIKAINEIQTDQNLKVKYLMVGEGDYVDACLNEKIMKTGYISIHEFEKLIHCVDIVVNLRYPSMGETSATLLRAMTAGKACIVSDDAWFSELPDEVVVKVPIEEEFEKPALKKAIENLVRDKVGMQGLGSAAKEYVLQEHDPDLIAQKISSFISKDRLRSFTTKYLDTIADKLIQLGITEENGDYLKFLSKRIIKVL, encoded by the coding sequence ATGAAAATTGCGTACTTCAGTCCATTAAACCCACTAAAAAGCGGTATTTCAGATTACTCTGAATTTCTCCTTTCCTATTTAAGCAGGTACAGTGAAATAGATCTCTGGGTTGATGGTTTTAAGCCGAATAATTCTGCAATATCACAATATAGAATATTTGATTTTAAGAAACATAAGAACGATCGCAAGAGGCTTATCAAATATGATGCGATTATATACAATTTAGGGAATAACCCCGAATTTCATGCTGGAATGTATGATGTTTTTCTTGAATATCCAGGGTATGTGATTCTACATGATTTTGTACTCTATTATCTAATTACAGGTTATTATTTAAACTATTTGAAGAGTAATGAGTTATATCTTTCAGAGCTTTACTATAATTATGGTGATAACGGAATCCGTGCGGCCAAAGAAGTCCTAACTGGAGATCTTCCTCCGCTGCAATACAATAAACCTGGAAAATTACCGTTAGTAAGGCGTGTAGTAGAAAATGCTAAAGGTATAATAGTTCACTCGGAATATGCAAAAAAGATGGTGCTTCAAACAGGAATATGTAACCCTCATGTAGAGCATATAAATCAAATTAATTATAATAATGAAATAAATATTTTAGATGATGAGATTAAAAGAGTTAGAGCAAAATATGGAGTAACTGACGACGAGATTTTAGTTGCATCCTTTGGATATATCGCACCTACGAAGAGAAATTATCAGGTTATTAAAGCAATCAATGAAATTCAAACAGACCAAAACCTTAAAGTTAAGTACTTAATGGTAGGCGAAGGCGATTATGTTGACGCTTGTTTGAATGAAAAAATTATGAAGACGGGTTATATCTCAATTCACGAATTCGAAAAGTTAATTCATTGTGTTGATATTGTAGTAAATCTACGATATCCATCAATGGGTGAGACATCAGCTACTTTGTTGAGAGCAATGACAGCAGGAAAAGCTTGTATTGTGTCTGATGATGCATGGTTTTCTGAGTTGCCAGATGAAGTTGTAGTGAAAGTTCCTATAGAAGAGGAGTTTGAGAAACCCGCATTAAAAAAAGCCATAGAAAACCTTGTTCGAGATAAGGTAGGAATGCAGGGGTTAGGAAGCGCAGCTAAAGAATATGTTCTTCAGGAACACGACCCTGATTTGATTGCCCAAAAAATCAGTTCCTTTATTTCAAAGGATAGGTTAAGATCTTTTACTACAAAATATCTTGACACTATAGCAGATAAACTCATTCAGCTTGGTATTACAGAGGAAAATGGAGACTATCTTAAATTTTTATCTAAGCGTATTATTAAGGTTCTCTAA
- a CDS encoding glycosyltransferase family 4 protein — translation MKVAIATVQVPFIRGGAEIHAQMLLDALRARGYEADIITIPFKWYPAKTLIDGMVLSQLVDLTEVNGQKIDLLIGTKFPAYYISHPNKVLWLLHQHRQAYELWNTGHGDLHNMESGPEVRQLIIENDNIHLREAKKIFTISTTVTDRLMRYNGIESTPLYPPPMNLEKLEPNNIDDYIFYPSRIDSIKRQLLLVKALKYCKSPVKVVLAGSGDPRYIEQIRKIVREDGTESKLEMLGFISEEEKIRLYSNCLSVYFGPHQEDYGYVTLEAFFSGKSVITHEDSGGPLEFVNNSNGFILNTDPKEIAETIDILYDNKEKARQLGENGSKLMKKLNISWDYVIERLIG, via the coding sequence TTGAAAGTTGCAATTGCGACAGTTCAGGTCCCATTTATACGCGGCGGAGCGGAAATACATGCCCAAATGCTGCTTGATGCCTTGAGAGCTAGGGGGTATGAAGCTGATATTATTACTATCCCGTTTAAATGGTATCCAGCCAAGACCCTTATTGATGGAATGGTCTTATCTCAACTCGTTGACCTAACTGAAGTAAATGGTCAAAAGATCGATCTTTTGATAGGAACAAAATTTCCGGCTTATTATATATCCCATCCTAATAAAGTTCTCTGGCTCCTCCATCAACATAGACAAGCTTATGAATTATGGAATACTGGGCATGGGGATTTACATAATATGGAGTCAGGACCGGAAGTTCGACAACTTATTATCGAAAATGACAACATACATTTAAGAGAGGCCAAGAAAATATTCACAATTTCGACAACAGTAACTGACAGACTAATGCGATACAATGGGATAGAGTCTACTCCTCTTTACCCTCCACCAATGAATTTGGAAAAACTTGAGCCTAATAACATTGATGACTACATATTTTATCCGAGCCGAATTGACAGCATTAAACGTCAATTACTTCTAGTTAAGGCTTTAAAGTATTGTAAATCTCCTGTAAAGGTAGTACTTGCCGGTAGTGGAGATCCGAGGTATATTGAGCAAATAAGGAAAATCGTAAGAGAAGATGGAACAGAATCGAAGTTAGAAATGTTAGGTTTTATTAGTGAAGAGGAGAAAATACGATTATATTCTAATTGTCTAAGTGTTTACTTTGGACCTCATCAAGAAGATTATGGCTATGTGACCTTAGAGGCGTTTTTCTCAGGTAAATCCGTAATAACACATGAAGATTCTGGTGGTCCTCTGGAATTTGTCAATAACTCAAACGGTTTTATTCTTAATACTGATCCGAAGGAAATAGCTGAAACCATAGATATACTATATGATAACAAAGAAAAAGCCCGTCAATTAGGCGAAAATGGTTCTAAGCTTATGAAAAAACTTAATATTAGTTGGGATTATGTGATAGAGAGGTTAATTGGATGA
- a CDS encoding glycosyltransferase produces the protein MNQRLKVVIAHQTVVDGDAIGHDILGMYQTLTNMNYEVFIYAENYLGDFERYKMNEYDLLKYLKDKKNILIYHHSVFWDKGEELINHCKAHLFFRYHNITPPEFFKSYSQLYYEMTLQGREQTARFIRIYENGHWLADSEYNKIDLLNYGLQYESIDVVPPFHAIEDWSEISPNISLVNQVFSNKRKNVFFVGRIAPNKGHKHLINVIKNYKDNYDKDIQLWLVGSIDTHHLKSYMDELRGIIREKNLEENISFTDKLPLQDIKALYLSSDAFLCMSEHEGFCVPLIEAQFHGLPIVTFNGSALKETVGPDQIVLESIDYNLAAAALYTVFHDLEIKEFCQDNGYINLYRRFSQQNIQERFNASLNKVIGSEPI, from the coding sequence ATGAACCAAAGGCTTAAGGTAGTAATTGCACATCAAACAGTTGTTGATGGAGATGCTATTGGACATGACATTCTTGGAATGTACCAAACGTTAACTAATATGAACTATGAAGTGTTTATCTATGCAGAGAACTATTTAGGTGATTTTGAAAGATACAAAATGAATGAATATGACTTATTAAAATATCTAAAGGATAAAAAAAATATTTTGATTTATCACCATAGTGTTTTTTGGGATAAGGGAGAAGAACTTATTAATCATTGCAAAGCTCATTTGTTTTTCAGATATCATAATATTACGCCTCCAGAATTTTTTAAATCTTATTCACAGTTATATTACGAAATGACTCTTCAGGGTAGGGAGCAAACAGCAAGGTTTATTCGGATTTACGAAAACGGGCATTGGCTGGCAGATTCGGAATATAACAAGATAGATTTATTAAACTACGGTTTACAATATGAAAGCATTGACGTTGTCCCGCCTTTCCATGCAATTGAAGATTGGTCTGAAATATCTCCAAATATTTCATTAGTTAATCAAGTATTTAGTAATAAAAGGAAAAATGTTTTTTTTGTTGGTCGAATAGCTCCGAATAAAGGCCATAAGCATTTAATCAATGTTATTAAAAATTATAAAGATAATTATGATAAGGATATTCAATTGTGGCTCGTGGGGAGTATTGACACCCACCATCTCAAAAGTTATATGGATGAATTAAGAGGTATTATTAGAGAAAAAAATTTGGAAGAAAATATTAGTTTTACGGACAAGCTACCGCTGCAGGATATTAAAGCACTTTATTTATCTTCCGACGCTTTCTTATGTATGAGTGAACATGAGGGGTTTTGTGTACCGCTCATAGAGGCGCAGTTCCATGGTTTACCAATAGTTACCTTTAATGGGAGTGCTCTGAAGGAGACTGTAGGTCCTGATCAGATTGTGCTCGAATCGATTGATTACAACTTGGCCGCTGCTGCGCTTTATACCGTATTCCATGATTTGGAGATAAAAGAGTTTTGCCAAGATAATGGTTATATAAATTTATACAGAAGATTTTCACAGCAAAATATTCAAGAAAGATTTAACGCTTCGTTGAATAAAGTAATAGGAAGTGAGCCAATTTGA